From the genome of Colwellia psychrerythraea 34H, one region includes:
- the dpdJ gene encoding protein DpdJ, which yields MIEQSLILSCLDLIEEKEIKLLTWGDTSFYFNKSEIIELIKLRTPSDWEEIFEELCEQSLIVEVKSSYIVDCYRSRMAEAIYLYSNLRQWFHGQDLRSAKTLVSDFRFIRRPRQYPNRNMPSSMAISQLKEKLKLSNEHSKVLLSLLGGGSKSFNLSGFQVRATERVLDKYSKHMSSSRPNQPSGTIVCSGTGSGKTLSFYLPALTQLSQNICSDHSNRVQILAIYPRKELLKDQYNETFKQARLLDDYLLTNNKRKIKIGTFFGDTLDGDYLNDKLKFNAIDFDLLKCKCSGNLKWLEEDVKLKKEILTCSRCGHKINDDEVALTRQSSEPDILFTTTEMLNQHLANSKYNHLFGVDTNKPIPLVLLDEVHTYEGTTGAQTSYLLKRWMKRSDNKPHFVGLSATLSDAAGFFGSLTGTAKHNVELIEPLPSEIIEEGAEYLLALRGDPVSQSALLSTTIQTTMLTRRMLDSNSNKEPASKGTFGTKTFVFTDDLDVNNRLFEMIADAEGWSHAFKKLTPEAEPLAFLRSEKHPNYQTNKEQIQLLGQDWSNCEYIGHSTDEEDRAEVGRTSSQDSGVSETAEIIVATASLEVGYNDAKVGAVIQHKAPRGVASYLQRKGRAGRSRGMRPWMITVLSDYGRDRVAFHRYENLVDPEIKVNKLPVGNNHIQKMQASLATLEWLGREVGKGSIWYYLRNPNQYSNNKKYLYKLEKAINALLDGSSKKNSLTAYLTSSLGINSQEVEKLCWQPPRSLLMDFLPSLLQKLRTNWSVNGQEWLGVQSKGSPMPEFIPATLFSELILPSLDISLLRGSKEERTQEWQSMGFFQGLKEYAPGRISKRFTLNNRYETDWLVPEGFEPEVGVDGEIGFEVEDAFGLNRDFIKEIIYKPGTQMKIYQPRQILTKRLELKNVTETSNAFLNWESIFEIDEDKHQLSLPANCDWKRHLSNVCFFEHKHMQPVEVTRYTTGSNAQIKFKTKEASNIKLNWQEQGESVGIGTILFVDGMRWNFTFSDEQLLSLGTNENVESSLRFSFVQDCFVNSSIFNNTFQANWVFECVTTTVIFISTQKNLSIQDSITFLSSKEGRELLNTIPLELFQLNVLSEDEDEEQALQSELISLLSNDLIIGEISNLLTPLYTELSGDSYISWLRILMSNTLSGGINQLVSTVLPDVGDNDLNVDPVWMGDDLTIWLTENESGGVGIINRFERVYSSDPLNILNHFSRCFQAGDYEQVDFDIHQLLSKLECDENLESSFKSHRDSQKFSARVKANVAINENLRKMGVILSHSFNSILHTRVLKAGSSKETDRDLKSWMDRWREIEKELKVEIPLNIASFLIAKEITSDTNVTINKLKDKVIGQLWPRGNVIRQSSTQFYNRFISGNNRTERLIVEQMISGNSETMNYGNNWEGELQQRISRKGIVKLVISSEHLSKLNQIILKINTIQIDQLGMFFHIRVNRIDRQLGEIILFVELAEAIQ from the coding sequence ATGATTGAACAAAGCCTAATTTTATCTTGTCTTGATTTAATTGAAGAGAAAGAAATTAAATTATTAACATGGGGTGATACGAGTTTTTATTTTAATAAGAGTGAGATTATAGAACTCATAAAGTTACGAACACCATCTGATTGGGAAGAGATTTTTGAAGAGTTATGTGAGCAAAGCCTAATTGTAGAAGTAAAATCTTCTTATATAGTTGATTGTTATCGATCTAGAATGGCTGAGGCAATTTATCTCTATAGTAATTTGAGACAATGGTTTCATGGACAAGACCTTAGAAGCGCTAAAACATTAGTCTCCGACTTTCGTTTTATTCGTCGACCACGCCAATATCCTAACAGAAACATGCCATCTTCAATGGCTATTAGTCAACTAAAAGAAAAATTGAAACTGTCTAATGAGCACAGTAAGGTATTGCTCTCATTATTAGGTGGAGGTAGTAAATCATTTAACCTTTCTGGTTTTCAAGTAAGAGCTACAGAAAGAGTATTAGATAAGTACTCAAAGCACATGTCTAGTTCAAGGCCTAATCAACCTTCGGGAACCATCGTGTGTTCTGGAACCGGTAGTGGAAAAACCCTCTCCTTTTATTTACCTGCTTTGACACAACTATCACAAAACATTTGCAGTGATCATAGTAATCGAGTTCAAATATTAGCAATCTATCCTCGAAAAGAACTACTTAAAGACCAGTATAATGAAACGTTTAAACAAGCAAGGTTATTGGATGATTACTTGTTAACCAATAATAAACGAAAAATTAAAATAGGTACTTTTTTTGGAGACACATTAGATGGTGATTATTTAAATGATAAGCTTAAGTTTAATGCCATTGATTTTGATTTATTAAAGTGCAAATGCTCTGGAAATTTAAAGTGGTTAGAAGAAGATGTAAAATTAAAGAAAGAAATACTGACTTGTAGTCGCTGTGGGCATAAAATTAATGATGATGAGGTTGCACTAACTCGACAATCTTCAGAACCAGATATTCTTTTTACAACAACTGAGATGTTAAACCAACATCTAGCAAACAGTAAATATAATCATCTTTTCGGCGTTGATACTAACAAGCCAATCCCACTAGTTCTACTTGATGAAGTTCATACATATGAAGGCACAACAGGTGCCCAAACGTCCTATTTACTTAAACGGTGGATGAAGCGTTCAGACAATAAACCCCACTTTGTTGGACTATCAGCAACCCTTAGTGACGCAGCTGGTTTTTTTGGCAGTTTAACCGGAACAGCAAAGCATAATGTTGAGTTAATTGAGCCTCTACCCTCAGAAATAATAGAAGAAGGTGCTGAATATCTATTGGCTTTGCGAGGCGATCCTGTATCTCAATCAGCACTTCTTTCAACAACAATTCAAACAACTATGCTAACTCGACGTATGTTAGATAGTAATAGTAATAAAGAGCCTGCATCAAAAGGCACTTTTGGAACCAAAACATTTGTTTTTACAGATGACTTAGATGTTAACAATCGACTCTTTGAGATGATTGCAGATGCAGAGGGGTGGAGTCACGCATTTAAAAAACTTACTCCTGAAGCTGAGCCGTTAGCATTTCTCAGAAGCGAAAAGCATCCTAACTATCAGACAAATAAAGAACAAATTCAACTACTTGGTCAAGATTGGTCGAATTGTGAATATATCGGACATAGTACAGACGAAGAAGATCGTGCGGAAGTAGGTCGAACTTCAAGCCAAGATTCAGGGGTAAGTGAAACGGCTGAAATTATTGTCGCAACAGCCTCCTTAGAAGTTGGTTACAACGATGCAAAAGTTGGAGCTGTTATTCAACACAAAGCACCAAGGGGCGTAGCATCATATCTTCAACGTAAAGGGCGTGCAGGGCGATCTCGAGGTATGAGACCTTGGATGATTACAGTCCTTTCTGATTATGGGCGTGACAGAGTAGCTTTTCATAGATATGAAAATTTGGTAGATCCAGAAATTAAAGTGAACAAACTACCTGTCGGAAATAACCATATACAAAAGATGCAAGCAAGTTTGGCCACTTTGGAGTGGTTAGGTAGAGAGGTTGGTAAAGGAAGTATTTGGTATTACCTAAGGAATCCCAACCAATATTCAAATAATAAAAAATACCTTTATAAATTAGAGAAAGCTATCAATGCCTTGTTAGATGGTTCAAGTAAGAAGAATTCATTAACAGCCTATTTGACTTCATCTCTTGGGATTAATAGTCAGGAAGTTGAAAAGCTTTGTTGGCAACCTCCGCGCTCTTTATTAATGGACTTCTTACCCAGCTTATTACAAAAGCTACGAACTAATTGGTCTGTAAATGGGCAAGAGTGGTTAGGTGTTCAAAGTAAAGGTTCACCTATGCCTGAGTTTATACCTGCTACATTATTTAGTGAACTAATTCTCCCATCACTTGATATCTCCTTACTTAGGGGGAGTAAAGAGGAGAGAACTCAGGAATGGCAAAGTATGGGGTTCTTTCAGGGATTAAAAGAATATGCTCCGGGAAGAATTTCGAAACGATTTACATTAAATAACCGTTATGAAACTGATTGGCTAGTCCCTGAAGGTTTTGAGCCAGAGGTAGGAGTTGATGGTGAAATAGGCTTCGAAGTTGAAGATGCTTTTGGACTAAATAGAGACTTTATTAAAGAAATAATTTATAAGCCTGGTACTCAGATGAAAATCTATCAACCAAGGCAAATACTAACGAAACGACTTGAACTAAAGAATGTTACAGAAACAAGTAATGCTTTTTTGAACTGGGAGAGCATATTTGAAATTGATGAAGACAAGCATCAACTGTCACTTCCTGCTAATTGTGACTGGAAACGTCATTTAAGTAATGTTTGTTTTTTTGAGCACAAACATATGCAACCAGTTGAGGTTACAAGGTATACAACGGGATCTAATGCTCAGATTAAATTTAAGACTAAAGAAGCATCTAATATTAAATTAAATTGGCAAGAACAAGGTGAATCAGTTGGTATTGGGACTATTCTCTTTGTCGATGGAATGAGGTGGAACTTTACATTCTCAGATGAGCAGTTACTTAGTTTAGGGACAAATGAAAACGTTGAGTCTTCTTTACGCTTTTCTTTTGTTCAAGATTGCTTTGTAAATTCTTCTATTTTTAACAATACATTTCAAGCAAATTGGGTATTTGAGTGTGTTACTACCACAGTGATATTCATTTCAACGCAAAAAAACTTATCTATTCAAGACTCTATTACGTTTTTGAGTTCAAAAGAAGGACGAGAGTTACTAAATACTATCCCTCTAGAATTATTTCAATTGAATGTATTAAGTGAGGACGAAGATGAAGAGCAGGCGTTACAAAGTGAGTTGATTTCCCTTTTATCGAACGATTTAATTATTGGTGAAATTAGTAACTTATTAACCCCTTTATATACTGAATTGTCAGGTGATTCGTATATTTCATGGTTGAGAATATTAATGTCAAATACCCTCTCTGGAGGCATTAATCAATTGGTAAGTACGGTATTACCAGATGTTGGTGATAATGATTTAAATGTAGATCCGGTATGGATGGGTGATGACTTAACTATTTGGTTAACTGAGAATGAATCAGGTGGGGTAGGTATAATTAATAGGTTTGAGAGGGTATACAGTAGTGATCCTCTTAATATTCTAAATCATTTCTCTAGATGTTTTCAGGCAGGTGATTATGAGCAGGTTGATTTTGATATTCATCAATTATTATCAAAATTAGAGTGTGACGAAAATTTAGAATCATCTTTTAAGTCTCATAGAGACTCACAAAAATTTAGTGCACGAGTTAAAGCAAATGTGGCTATTAATGAAAACTTAAGAAAGATGGGAGTCATTTTATCTCATAGCTTCAATAGCATTCTTCATACTCGAGTATTAAAAGCCGGCAGTTCTAAAGAAACAGATAGAGATTTAAAGAGCTGGATGGACAGATGGCGAGAAATTGAAAAAGAGTTAAAAGTAGAGATACCTTTAAACATAGCATCTTTTCTAATAGCTAAAGAAATTACATCGGATACGAATGTAACTATAAACAAGCTTAAAGATAAGGTCATTGGGCAGTTATGGCCTAGAGGCAATGTTATACGTCAGTCCAGTACACAGTTTTATAATCGCTTCATAAGTGGAAATAATAGAACAGAAAGGCTAATTGTCGAACAAATGATATCTGGCAATAGTGAAACAATGAATTATGGAAATAACTGGGAGGGAGAATTACAACAAAGAATTAGTCGTAAAGGGATAGTTAAGCTTGTAATTTCATCTGAACACTTATCTAAATTAAATCAAATTATATTAAAAATAAATACAATTCAGATAGATCAACTAGGTATGTTTTTCCACATTAGGGTTAATAGAATTGATAGACAATTAGGTGAAATAATATTATTTGTCGAGCTGGCGGAGGCTATTCAATGA
- the dpdH gene encoding protein DpdH has product MNLQSYWPTKENIFDCIKTEAEELYDHTLLAVHEPMHLKKYDEKGTKDNATENDLLKHFLKIERPIPIVASAGMGKSHLIRWLHAKLSVNKTVIDEKWQIVRLPKNASLRQTLNKLLDGLEGEVFDQARKRIDQVGSALNEQQVADLFVTFISHRVKDIGLETAKHLKILNERPDNYAELRQIMSMSDLLPTLITDVLFKSQLLSGESCVYSIATRWIKGASDEEINNTEYELTLNDFETMLESIEIDNLALPARKAIKLLRLDSDKEQKIKAVAMLNEAIGKATQTAFQQLFQFNNGNFQDLFKEIRRHLKSLGRTLVILVEDLAAISAIEDVLIDCLLEERQEDLCVLRSVLAVTTGYHGYMRRQATIRSRALFEWHIEQDSDNQENIPKRIVDFCSRYINAARYGQKSLEKKVNLNNQNDVLPVWECDLSKTESEQLNAFGTSSVGIPLFPYNQEAINTLTKWYCIDQDKNIVFNPRDVINGILLNLLRDNREDYLDKTFPQNLSIKESVTTLNSEIQNLGLVSPRRAQVLSTIWGNGLNLKSVQESLNGNVALAFSLEDFAQKLSSDTKIHIPDTPEGPTSPVKEILPPRQTKDDGIQDEIQRWFNGEQPISYSSANKIRIQLFDMIKDFQLPEWSGFENISVFANTNNKNVYESIFKQGQRYLINLPLAGNNPPGCVYDFFTEDDLKDTERSIFLQRSALAILRYNLFNNKEETKDWNYPEGYDDFIYYTQFSQLWAPKAIEFMLKEIRGKYLVDSLAKHILLINGLGIKIESNLQNILLKKSIHIQDTLKPAINEKYQEFREKLLYQWDETQQVWMSLIQISNVAFDNDIFNFAHKKAKKLNQELLTSPQKKLKNEAIQELKPNIELINNYLHDCVNKEEFIRLLDEIKTIYKSILDMGLYPNSFVSRETLNKDINELIKNCKWNDVQNSIKLLSVLDESKQLEILSSLDGSVIKSVCKVLKNWQQFNSNVLSKIEKINDTTSTQQVDKINKEINESFISIEAVLEEFSEHVIEVVL; this is encoded by the coding sequence ATGAATTTACAGAGTTATTGGCCGACTAAAGAAAATATCTTCGATTGCATTAAAACTGAAGCTGAAGAGTTGTATGATCATACATTACTAGCAGTGCATGAACCTATGCACTTGAAAAAATATGATGAAAAGGGAACGAAGGATAATGCAACAGAAAATGATCTACTAAAACACTTTTTAAAAATAGAAAGACCTATTCCAATAGTTGCATCGGCAGGCATGGGAAAGTCTCACCTAATTAGATGGTTACATGCAAAGTTAAGTGTTAACAAAACAGTAATCGATGAGAAGTGGCAAATAGTTCGATTACCTAAAAATGCAAGTTTAAGACAAACTTTAAATAAACTGTTGGACGGGTTAGAAGGTGAGGTGTTTGACCAAGCAAGAAAGAGAATCGATCAAGTTGGTAGCGCATTAAACGAACAGCAAGTGGCTGATTTATTTGTTACTTTTATCTCTCATAGAGTAAAAGATATAGGGCTTGAAACAGCCAAACACCTAAAAATTCTTAATGAACGTCCTGATAATTACGCTGAATTAAGACAGATAATGAGTATGTCTGATTTACTCCCAACCTTGATTACAGATGTACTTTTTAAATCTCAATTATTGAGTGGTGAAAGCTGCGTCTATAGTATCGCCACAAGGTGGATTAAAGGGGCTTCTGACGAAGAAATCAATAATACAGAATATGAACTAACATTAAATGATTTTGAGACAATGCTTGAATCAATAGAAATTGATAATTTAGCATTACCAGCAAGAAAAGCTATAAAACTACTTAGGCTAGATTCTGATAAAGAGCAAAAAATAAAAGCTGTAGCCATGTTAAATGAAGCGATAGGTAAGGCAACCCAAACAGCTTTTCAACAGTTATTTCAGTTTAATAATGGTAATTTTCAAGACTTATTTAAAGAAATTAGAAGGCACTTAAAAAGCTTAGGTAGAACTTTAGTTATTTTAGTGGAAGATTTAGCTGCTATATCTGCAATAGAAGATGTATTGATTGATTGTTTACTAGAGGAACGTCAAGAAGACCTTTGCGTATTAAGGTCTGTCCTAGCGGTGACAACGGGTTACCATGGATATATGCGTAGACAGGCTACCATTAGGTCACGAGCTCTTTTTGAGTGGCATATAGAGCAAGACAGCGATAATCAAGAGAATATTCCCAAACGAATTGTGGACTTTTGTAGTCGTTATATAAATGCAGCAAGGTATGGACAAAAATCACTAGAAAAAAAGGTAAACTTAAACAACCAAAATGACGTATTACCGGTATGGGAATGTGACCTTTCTAAAACAGAATCAGAACAGTTAAATGCCTTTGGAACATCATCTGTTGGAATTCCACTATTTCCCTATAACCAAGAAGCAATTAATACGTTAACTAAATGGTACTGTATAGATCAGGACAAAAATATTGTTTTTAACCCTAGAGATGTAATAAATGGCATTCTTTTAAACTTACTTAGAGATAACAGGGAAGATTATTTAGATAAAACTTTTCCACAAAACTTATCTATTAAAGAATCAGTAACAACGTTAAATAGTGAAATACAAAATTTAGGACTAGTTTCTCCTAGAAGAGCACAGGTTCTTTCTACAATTTGGGGGAATGGTTTGAACCTTAAATCCGTTCAAGAATCCTTGAATGGTAATGTGGCTTTAGCTTTCTCTCTTGAAGATTTTGCACAGAAATTATCATCAGATACTAAAATACATATCCCGGATACACCTGAAGGGCCAACTTCGCCTGTAAAAGAAATATTGCCTCCTAGACAAACTAAAGATGACGGTATTCAGGATGAAATTCAACGTTGGTTTAATGGTGAACAGCCTATATCTTATAGTTCTGCAAATAAAATAAGAATTCAACTTTTTGATATGATTAAAGATTTTCAACTGCCTGAATGGAGTGGGTTTGAAAATATTAGTGTTTTTGCTAATACCAACAATAAAAATGTATATGAAAGTATATTTAAACAAGGGCAGAGATATTTAATTAATTTGCCGCTTGCCGGAAATAATCCTCCTGGTTGCGTATATGACTTTTTTACTGAAGATGATTTAAAAGATACTGAAAGATCAATATTCCTTCAGCGTTCGGCGCTAGCAATTCTTCGATATAATCTCTTTAATAACAAGGAAGAAACTAAAGATTGGAATTACCCTGAAGGTTATGATGATTTTATTTACTATACTCAATTTTCTCAACTTTGGGCCCCTAAAGCGATTGAGTTTATGCTTAAAGAAATTAGAGGCAAGTACTTAGTCGACTCATTAGCAAAGCATATCCTACTAATTAACGGACTTGGTATCAAAATTGAAAGTAATTTACAAAATATACTATTAAAAAAATCTATCCACATTCAAGATACTTTAAAGCCCGCTATAAATGAAAAATATCAAGAGTTTAGAGAAAAATTATTATACCAATGGGATGAAACACAGCAGGTATGGATGAGTTTAATTCAAATTAGTAATGTTGCTTTTGATAATGATATTTTTAACTTTGCTCATAAAAAAGCAAAAAAGCTAAATCAAGAACTCTTAACCTCACCACAGAAGAAACTTAAAAATGAAGCTATTCAAGAGTTAAAACCCAACATTGAATTGATAAATAATTACCTCCATGATTGTGTCAATAAAGAAGAGTTTATTAGATTATTAGATGAGATAAAGACTATTTATAAAAGCATATTAGACATGGGGTTATATCCAAATAGTTTTGTTTCAAGAGAAACGTTAAATAAAGATATTAACGAATTAATCAAAAACTGCAAATGGAACGACGTTCAGAATAGCATCAAATTATTATCTGTTTTGGATGAGAGTAAGCAATTGGAAATTCTTTCATCATTAGATGGTAGCGTTATTAAAAGCGTATGCAAAGTTTTAAAAAACTGGCAGCAATTTAATAGTAACGTACTTTCTAAAATAGAGAAAATTAATGATACAACCAGCACACAGCAGGTAGATAAAATAAATAAAGAAATAAATGAATCGTTTATCTCAATTGAAGCGGTTCTGGAAGAGTTCAGTGAGCACGTAATTGAGGTGGTTTTATGA
- the dpdG gene encoding protein DpdG produces MSVINNAHSGSHIPSLIFVDRLLNRNIIKSSEFISIKSIISQNSPDSLFIDEMKDNEGNFKIKDNPKKKLPETLQFWIKQGLWDSSTEGIKAFSALSNDFNIHARIVRSVFNKTYDLHTGSSIEPLIRGMCLFLAIEEITFSGGVFFKHTEIPTISARYMPERSKDGTRLSMNPDDRRRFAEFGLLLGFMEKINKDKYVVDPTRLIKIFLYDIFSETSGDSISIHDFIKRLNSQVPIFDGGKYRVEIEALMQSKKIDWLPSPSHTLSKSLSHALYRLNLENHIYLDRLSDSLDAVSLPLPNGETRTVSHIRIVGGK; encoded by the coding sequence GTGTCTGTAATTAATAATGCCCATTCCGGTAGTCACATTCCATCTTTAATCTTTGTAGATCGCCTTTTAAACCGCAATATCATTAAATCTTCAGAATTTATTTCTATTAAGTCGATAATTAGTCAAAACTCTCCTGATAGTTTGTTTATAGATGAGATGAAAGATAATGAAGGTAATTTCAAAATAAAAGACAACCCAAAAAAGAAGTTACCAGAAACATTGCAATTTTGGATAAAGCAAGGTCTTTGGGATAGTTCTACTGAAGGGATTAAAGCTTTTTCGGCACTGTCTAATGATTTTAATATACATGCTAGGATTGTACGGTCTGTTTTCAATAAAACATATGATCTTCATACTGGTTCTTCTATAGAACCGCTAATTAGAGGGATGTGCTTATTCTTGGCTATAGAAGAAATTACATTCTCTGGAGGCGTTTTTTTTAAACATACAGAAATTCCCACCATAAGTGCTCGATACATGCCGGAGCGTTCAAAAGATGGAACTCGTTTAAGCATGAACCCTGATGATCGCCGAAGGTTTGCAGAGTTTGGTTTACTTTTGGGCTTTATGGAGAAAATAAATAAGGATAAATACGTAGTCGATCCGACACGGTTAATAAAAATATTTTTATACGATATTTTTTCTGAAACTAGTGGGGACAGTATTAGTATCCATGATTTTATTAAGCGATTGAATAGCCAAGTTCCTATTTTCGATGGAGGCAAGTATAGAGTAGAAATTGAAGCTTTAATGCAATCTAAAAAAATTGATTGGCTTCCTAGTCCCTCTCATACACTCTCTAAGAGTTTAAGTCATGCCTTATATCGCCTGAATTTAGAAAACCACATATATTTAGATAGACTCTCAGATTCTCTAGACGCTGTTTCACTTCCATTGCCTAATGGCGAAACCCGAACCGTAAGCCATATTCGAATTGTTGGAGGTAAGTAA
- the dpdF gene encoding protein DpdF, producing MNNLIISSLFSGTELRDLHHTVDSVISHYPDNHFAQRLKKVVDGDNTSLLDLLLSIKDYLYSSQKELDNQHNNFPIPRRLSSEEGVLCAKAMLNYQVGSNFLTLSTPVVSQKLMDVYEQKQKRKVKKVEMDLALISRLSDQNYSQYSSAGQRMAVRVALTCPQDSTLFINLPTGCGKTLVAHACMLFSKSKALTIVIVPTVGLAIEQGKRAKELLEKADSDSVQNYAWHGQLSDGEKSEIRDNIDNDKQKVIFTSPESVTGSLLPLLFRLAKQNSIANIIIDEAHLIDTWGSNFRSEFQRFGALVASLRQVSNSPFKTILMSATFTQSNIGSLTTLYCESDNKPIVVNGNFLRPEISSSYKNEGENNHLQSVVGRVIALPKPLILYTTLVQDSIDLSCHLKAIGLNRIALFNGKTDIRSREKIIEQWQKDDLDIIIATSAFGVGMDKSNVKSVIHACIPDNIDRYYQEIGRAGRDGEAATSEVIYYNKQLAKAKKINSERIISTELGFKKWKGMWDRRVEVSSHSVLKGDLYLLDTSYYHEGLSNQSDRNEDWNWLTLLFMQRAGLIRIFYDVPEIEDDSELNDFERNSQRKEYWKGYNSKILVLILNEQCLSNLYWETNIQKHRNKEKKTQDNGFLTLSENITSLEQPICKELVKYYTVNGNSPQRACGGCVACEGFLPTVGDDVSVDNYSSSHLLPNTLNDYISFDNVCSVYYDKSQDLTSELKWSVFIKLMLDRKYIFAVKGDIEFLKRLAGKQKGLKSFKPFWISQSYLDNSNIWPSLHINSSIGSEVLIPSFEDQATFFLAEYNQKTKSNKYRLWWQDNNKSIPLTNFIKIVEKNTCL from the coding sequence ATGAATAATCTAATTATTTCTTCATTGTTTTCAGGTACTGAGTTAAGGGATTTACATCATACGGTTGATAGTGTTATTAGCCATTATCCTGATAACCATTTTGCACAGAGATTAAAAAAAGTAGTTGATGGGGATAACACGAGTTTATTGGACTTGCTTTTATCAATTAAAGATTACTTATATTCATCTCAAAAAGAGCTGGATAACCAGCACAATAACTTTCCAATACCTAGACGTTTATCTAGTGAAGAGGGAGTACTCTGCGCCAAAGCTATGCTGAATTATCAAGTTGGTTCAAACTTCCTTACTTTATCAACTCCAGTAGTTAGTCAAAAGCTGATGGATGTTTACGAACAGAAACAAAAACGTAAAGTGAAAAAGGTAGAAATGGATTTAGCCTTAATTTCAAGGTTATCAGACCAAAACTATAGTCAGTATTCTAGTGCTGGGCAAAGGATGGCTGTGAGGGTTGCTTTAACATGCCCTCAAGACTCTACTCTTTTTATTAACTTACCTACTGGGTGCGGTAAAACATTAGTTGCTCATGCCTGTATGTTATTTAGTAAAAGTAAAGCGCTTACAATAGTTATTGTTCCTACTGTCGGTTTGGCTATAGAGCAAGGTAAAAGAGCGAAAGAATTACTTGAAAAAGCGGATAGTGATTCTGTTCAAAATTATGCTTGGCATGGACAGTTGTCGGATGGCGAAAAATCTGAAATTAGGGATAATATTGACAATGATAAGCAAAAAGTAATTTTTACCTCTCCAGAATCAGTTACTGGAAGCCTACTACCTTTATTATTCCGATTAGCTAAGCAAAACTCTATTGCGAATATCATAATTGATGAAGCGCATTTAATTGACACATGGGGGAGCAATTTTCGCTCTGAATTTCAACGTTTTGGCGCTTTGGTTGCGTCTTTAAGGCAAGTAAGCAATTCACCTTTCAAAACGATACTTATGTCGGCAACTTTCACTCAAAGCAATATAGGTTCTTTAACAACTTTGTACTGTGAATCCGATAACAAACCAATTGTTGTTAATGGTAATTTTTTACGTCCAGAAATTAGTTCATCTTATAAGAATGAAGGTGAGAACAACCACCTTCAATCAGTTGTAGGGAGAGTGATTGCTTTACCCAAACCACTGATTTTATATACAACACTTGTTCAGGATTCTATTGACTTAAGTTGTCATTTGAAAGCTATAGGACTGAATCGAATTGCCCTGTTTAACGGTAAAACTGATATACGCTCAAGAGAGAAGATAATTGAGCAGTGGCAAAAAGATGACTTAGATATAATTATTGCCACCTCGGCCTTTGGTGTTGGTATGGATAAGTCGAATGTGAAAAGTGTTATTCATGCTTGTATTCCTGATAATATCGATCGTTATTATCAAGAGATTGGCCGAGCAGGTCGAGACGGTGAAGCAGCAACATCCGAAGTTATTTATTATAATAAACAATTAGCTAAAGCCAAAAAAATTAATAGTGAAAGAATCATATCTACAGAGTTAGGTTTCAAAAAGTGGAAAGGTATGTGGGATAGGCGAGTTGAAGTGTCTTCTCATTCCGTTTTAAAAGGAGATTTATATCTGTTAGATACTTCATATTATCATGAGGGACTCAGCAACCAGAGTGATAGAAATGAAGACTGGAATTGGTTAACACTTTTGTTTATGCAGCGTGCAGGTTTAATCCGAATTTTTTATGATGTGCCAGAAATTGAAGATGACAGTGAATTAAATGATTTTGAAAGGAATAGCCAACGAAAAGAGTATTGGAAGGGCTATAACAGCAAGATTTTAGTTCTAATCCTTAATGAGCAATGTCTCTCTAATTTATATTGGGAAACCAATATTCAAAAACACCGTAATAAAGAAAAGAAGACTCAAGATAATGGCTTTCTAACTTTATCTGAGAATATAACGTCTCTTGAACAACCTATTTGTAAAGAGTTAGTGAAGTATTACACTGTAAATGGTAATAGTCCTCAAAGAGCATGCGGAGGTTGTGTAGCATGCGAAGGGTTTCTGCCGACAGTAGGAGATGATGTCTCTGTTGATAATTATAGTTCGTCACACTTACTGCCGAACACTTTAAATGATTACATCTCTTTTGATAATGTTTGCAGTGTTTATTACGACAAATCTCAGGATCTTACATCTGAGTTAAAATGGTCTGTATTCATTAAATTAATGCTTGATAGAAAGTACATTTTTGCTGTCAAGGGAGATATCGAATTCTTAAAAAGGCTAGCGGGAAAACAGAAAGGACTCAAGTCTTTTAAACCATTTTGGATTTCTCAGAGTTATCTTGATAATAGTAATATTTGGCCATCTTTACATATAAATTCATCTATTGGTTCCGAGGTGTTAATTCCATCATTTGAGGATCAGGCGACATTCTTTTTAGCTGAATATAACCAAAAAACAAAATCAAATAAATACCGATTGTGGTGGCAAGATAATAATAAATCTATTCCATTAACAAACTTCATTAAAATAGTTGAGAAAAACACGTGTCTGTAA